In Planctomycetaceae bacterium, the following are encoded in one genomic region:
- a CDS encoding substrate-binding domain-containing protein encodes MAQSKHPNPPGVLLLSLHEASRAGALEYARKGGWLPILCGMANDPPEALADNWDVQAILCGYLPAGPDSAYLPLWRQTTVPTVMLSAEHTAVTDIPAVESDHAAVAATAAEHFLQRGFEHLAYCLMAPDPFLLEHAHGFRRSVERAGQTFHCLDWVATGQGRYAYPARFRLWLAEELAALPTPLALLVDSPWTALEAIEACRACGLLVPEQIAVIAVDEDPILCENAPLPISTIDTNRRAQGYAAAELLDRLIRAGRRWRKLAPRKPIRIPPGELIVRQSSDIVAVPHVEVAKAIRFIWGNYANPRLGVDDVVAATTLSRPGLYLAFHRHLGRSVVEEIRRVRLDRAMNLLAATTLTVKDIAATSGYRDEEHLRATLRRATRLSPRAWRKQHRKEDVAT; translated from the coding sequence ATGGCGCAATCCAAACATCCCAACCCGCCGGGCGTATTGCTGCTGAGCCTGCACGAAGCCAGCCGGGCCGGCGCGCTGGAATACGCCCGAAAAGGCGGATGGCTGCCCATTCTCTGCGGGATGGCCAACGATCCGCCCGAGGCCCTGGCAGACAATTGGGACGTCCAGGCTATCTTGTGCGGCTACCTTCCCGCCGGACCCGACTCAGCGTATCTGCCCCTCTGGCGGCAGACAACCGTGCCGACGGTAATGCTCTCAGCGGAGCATACAGCCGTTACGGATATACCGGCCGTCGAGTCAGACCATGCAGCCGTGGCCGCGACGGCAGCGGAGCACTTCCTGCAGCGCGGATTTGAGCATCTGGCGTATTGTCTCATGGCGCCGGACCCCTTCCTGCTGGAGCACGCCCATGGGTTCCGCCGTAGCGTCGAGCGCGCCGGGCAGACCTTCCATTGCCTAGACTGGGTGGCCACCGGCCAGGGGCGATACGCCTACCCCGCACGATTTCGCCTGTGGCTGGCAGAGGAGTTGGCGGCCTTGCCCACGCCGCTGGCGCTGCTGGTAGACAGCCCCTGGACCGCCCTGGAAGCCATCGAGGCCTGCCGCGCCTGCGGACTGCTGGTGCCCGAGCAGATAGCCGTCATCGCCGTAGACGAAGACCCGATTCTGTGCGAGAACGCCCCGCTGCCCATCAGCACCATCGACACTAACCGCCGCGCCCAGGGATACGCCGCCGCGGAACTGCTGGATCGCCTGATCCGCGCGGGCCGGCGCTGGCGAAAGCTCGCCCCGCGCAAACCGATCCGCATTCCACCGGGTGAGTTGATCGTACGCCAGAGCAGCGATATCGTCGCCGTACCGCACGTCGAGGTCGCCAAGGCCATCCGGTTCATCTGGGGCAATTACGCCAACCCGCGCTTGGGCGTCGACGACGTCGTTGCCGCCACCACGCTGTCGCGCCCGGGGCTGTACCTGGCTTTTCACCGGCACCTGGGACGCTCGGTCGTCGAGGAGATCCGCCGCGTAAGGCTCGACCGCGCGATGAACCTGCTGGCGGCCACGACCTTGACCGTCAAGGACATCGCCGCCACGAGCGGCTATCGCGACGAGGAGCACCTGCGGGCGACCCTTCGCCGCGCCACGCGCCTGAGCCCCCGCGCCTGGCGGAAACAGCATCGCAAAGAAGACGTCGCGACTTAG
- a CDS encoding PEP-CTERM sorting domain-containing protein (PEP-CTERM proteins occur, often in large numbers, in the proteomes of bacteria that also encode an exosortase, a predicted intramembrane cysteine proteinase. The presence of a PEP-CTERM domain at a protein's C-terminus predicts cleavage within the sorting domain, followed by covalent anchoring to some some component of the (usually Gram-negative) cell surface. Many PEP-CTERM proteins exhibit an unusual sequence composition that includes large numbers of potential glycosylation sites. Expression of one such protein has been shown restore the ability of a bacterium to form floc, a type of biofilm.), translating into MIAKTVVALGLVLCLASAAQATVTSNYAYYRLGEDQGAVVGGDASAPQLANTDGTTFQDTLYTYLGGSGGTAVYSDDVKAGSGSTTSVLLNGWGGWANNIGGVWDTGTNPSIQAMSGGNWGMEVYVKSVGASFANDGRIYQNGRGPIGGQWSALQVSGNGSTLFREGDNGTPQWSASAIADEQWHSVVLVQRDSSFAGDKFYVYYDGVLAYSDNSLGQTSTPQSMFMLGGSDGATWTGYLDEFRIFTFDASAANDQILAETNMTIPEPATMSLLVIGAVAGLIRRKKT; encoded by the coding sequence ATGATCGCGAAGACAGTTGTAGCCCTCGGACTGGTGTTGTGCCTGGCGTCAGCAGCGCAGGCGACCGTGACCTCGAATTACGCGTACTACCGGCTGGGCGAAGACCAAGGCGCTGTTGTCGGCGGCGACGCCTCTGCTCCGCAACTCGCCAACACGGATGGAACGACATTCCAGGACACGCTATATACGTACCTTGGCGGCAGTGGCGGCACGGCCGTCTATTCCGATGACGTCAAGGCCGGTTCCGGCAGCACGACGTCGGTCCTGCTGAACGGATGGGGCGGTTGGGCCAACAACATCGGCGGGGTCTGGGACACCGGCACGAATCCCAGCATCCAGGCGATGAGCGGCGGGAACTGGGGCATGGAAGTTTACGTCAAGTCGGTCGGCGCCTCTTTTGCCAACGACGGCCGTATCTACCAGAACGGCCGCGGCCCCATTGGCGGTCAGTGGTCGGCCCTGCAGGTCAGCGGCAACGGTTCCACATTGTTCCGCGAAGGCGACAATGGGACGCCGCAATGGTCCGCCAGCGCGATCGCCGACGAGCAGTGGCACAGCGTGGTGCTCGTGCAGCGCGACAGCAGCTTCGCCGGCGATAAGTTCTACGTCTACTATGACGGCGTGCTGGCTTACTCCGACAACAGCCTTGGCCAGACCAGCACCCCGCAGAGCATGTTCATGCTGGGCGGCAGCGACGGCGCCACGTGGACCGGATACCTCGACGAGTTCCGGATCTTCACCTTCGACGCGTCGGCTGCCAATGACCAGATCCTCGCCGAAACGAACATGACCATCCCTGAGCCGGCAACGATGAGCCTGCTGGTCATCGGCGCTGTGGCGGGCTTGATCCGCCGCAAGAAGACGTAA
- a CDS encoding acyl-CoA dehydrogenase family protein, which yields MANFYTDNEDISFLFDHMNVARLAGIVEEDFRFAKECDFAPADAKEAVDNYRQILASLGEIAGDRIAPTAEETDKVGNVLNADGSVTYAPGIALAIKLLGQADLMGFTLPYRFGGINCPQLVYTMSNEMISRADASLMNIYGLQGIAETINAFASEEIKQQYLPPMASGKWTGAMVLTEPDAGSDLQSVKVQAYQDDKGNWFVRGVKRFITNGCGEVLLVLARSEPEITDGRGLSVILVERGPKVKIRRLENKLGIHGSPTCEIFFDNAPGLLVGERQRGLITYVMSLMNGARIGIAAQALGIGEAAYRVARDYAHSRRQFDTEIENFPAVRELLIDMNVDVQAARALTYYATFCVDLETGALKQLEFGNVTDKDQAKALKQTSRTYKRLNGMLTPMAKYYASEMSMRVSNGSMAVLGGSGYMKDYPVERYLRDSRITTIYEGTSQLQVVAAVRGVSSGGVDGVMNEVLLNRDWPADLQPTVDKVKEGYALLTEAMAFAKEKGMEYTDLYGRKIVDMAIATIVGALFCDQATGKESKKAVAARWMAVKLPEMRMNKELVCSGDRSAITDFATLAGPVPVLE from the coding sequence ATGGCGAATTTCTACACCGATAACGAAGACATCAGCTTTCTCTTTGACCACATGAACGTGGCGCGCCTGGCGGGCATCGTGGAAGAAGACTTCCGCTTTGCCAAGGAGTGCGACTTTGCCCCCGCCGACGCCAAAGAGGCTGTCGACAACTACCGCCAGATCCTCGCCAGCCTCGGCGAGATCGCCGGCGACCGCATCGCCCCGACGGCCGAGGAGACCGACAAGGTCGGCAACGTCCTCAACGCCGACGGTTCGGTGACCTATGCCCCCGGGATCGCCCTGGCGATCAAGCTGCTGGGCCAGGCCGACCTGATGGGCTTCACCCTGCCCTACCGCTTCGGCGGAATCAACTGCCCGCAGCTCGTCTACACGATGAGCAACGAGATGATCAGCCGCGCCGATGCGTCGCTGATGAACATCTACGGCCTGCAGGGCATCGCCGAGACGATCAACGCTTTTGCCAGCGAAGAGATCAAGCAGCAGTACCTGCCCCCCATGGCCAGCGGCAAGTGGACCGGCGCGATGGTGCTCACCGAGCCTGACGCCGGCTCTGACCTGCAGTCGGTCAAGGTGCAGGCGTACCAGGACGACAAGGGCAACTGGTTCGTCCGCGGCGTGAAACGCTTCATCACCAACGGCTGCGGCGAGGTGCTGCTGGTGCTGGCGCGGTCCGAGCCGGAGATCACCGACGGGCGCGGCCTGAGCGTGATCCTGGTCGAGCGCGGTCCCAAGGTCAAGATTCGCCGCCTGGAGAACAAACTGGGCATCCACGGCAGCCCGACGTGCGAAATCTTCTTCGACAACGCCCCCGGCCTGCTCGTCGGCGAGCGCCAGCGCGGGCTGATCACCTACGTCATGAGCCTGATGAACGGCGCCCGAATCGGCATCGCCGCCCAGGCCCTGGGCATCGGCGAGGCCGCCTACCGCGTCGCCCGCGATTACGCCCACAGCCGCCGGCAGTTCGACACCGAGATCGAGAACTTCCCGGCCGTCCGCGAACTGCTGATCGACATGAACGTCGACGTGCAGGCCGCCCGCGCGTTGACGTACTACGCGACGTTCTGCGTCGACCTCGAGACCGGCGCCCTCAAGCAGCTCGAGTTCGGCAACGTGACCGACAAGGACCAGGCCAAGGCCCTCAAGCAGACCTCCCGCACGTACAAGCGGCTCAACGGCATGCTCACGCCGATGGCCAAGTACTACGCCTCCGAGATGTCGATGCGCGTCAGCAACGGCTCGATGGCCGTGCTCGGCGGCAGCGGCTACATGAAGGACTACCCCGTCGAGCGGTACCTGCGCGACAGCCGCATCACGACGATCTACGAAGGCACCAGCCAGCTCCAGGTCGTCGCGGCCGTCCGCGGCGTCAGCAGCGGCGGCGTCGATGGCGTGATGAACGAGGTGCTCCTCAACCGCGATTGGCCCGCCGATCTCCAGCCCACCGTCGACAAGGTCAAGGAAGGCTACGCCCTGCTTACCGAGGCCATGGCCTTCGCCAAGGAAAAGGGCATGGAATACACCGACCTGTACGGCCGCAAGATCGTCGACATGGCCATCGCCACGATCGTGGGCGCCCTGTTCTGCGACCAGGCCACCGGCAAGGAATCGAAGAAGGCGGTCGCGGCCCGCTGGATGGCCGTCAAGCTGCCCGAGATGCGCATGAACAAGGAACTCGTCTGCAGCGGCGACCGCAGCGCCATCACCGACTTCGCCACCCTGGCCGGACCGGTGCCGGTTCTGGAGTAG
- a CDS encoding electron transfer flavoprotein subunit alpha/FixB family protein: MIDVNRKGEVWIFAEQEAGQLSDVPLELLTKARELADTLKVPVGAMLLGSGVKSLAETLIARGADKVYLVDDAKLARYQNASYRTAICSLIEQFKPQICLYGATAMGRDLAPTVASAMKCGLTADCTDLQIGDHKPAGSEVNHENLLLQIRPAFGGNIIATIVNYDRWPQMATVREGVMPMSEAKPSRKGQVVACKGGLDALVLPLEVLESERREKKVNLKASRIIVAGGAGVGSRDNFKLIWDLAHCLGAAVGGSRAAVDLGYVDHDHQVGQTGTTVRPALYVACGISGAVQHRAGMQEAAKILAINTDREAPIFSIAHYGIVGDMNIVIPKMIKAIRGGASIEQAAKA, translated from the coding sequence ATGATCGACGTAAACCGAAAAGGCGAAGTCTGGATTTTTGCCGAGCAGGAAGCGGGGCAGTTGTCGGACGTGCCGCTGGAACTGCTGACCAAGGCGCGCGAACTGGCCGACACCCTCAAGGTGCCCGTCGGCGCAATGCTGCTGGGCTCGGGCGTCAAGAGCCTGGCCGAGACGCTCATCGCCCGCGGGGCCGACAAGGTCTACCTCGTCGACGACGCCAAGTTGGCCCGCTACCAGAACGCATCCTACCGCACGGCCATCTGCTCGCTGATCGAGCAGTTCAAGCCGCAGATCTGCCTCTACGGCGCCACGGCGATGGGACGCGATCTGGCCCCCACCGTCGCCAGCGCCATGAAGTGCGGGCTGACGGCCGACTGCACCGACCTGCAGATCGGCGACCACAAGCCCGCCGGCAGCGAGGTCAACCATGAGAACCTGCTGCTGCAGATTCGCCCGGCTTTCGGCGGCAACATCATCGCCACGATCGTCAACTACGACCGCTGGCCTCAGATGGCCACCGTGCGCGAAGGCGTCATGCCCATGAGCGAGGCCAAACCCTCCCGCAAGGGGCAGGTTGTCGCCTGCAAGGGCGGCCTGGACGCCCTGGTGCTGCCGCTGGAAGTTCTCGAGAGCGAGCGTCGCGAGAAGAAGGTCAACCTCAAGGCCTCCCGCATCATCGTCGCCGGCGGCGCCGGCGTCGGCAGCCGCGACAACTTCAAGCTGATCTGGGATCTGGCCCACTGCCTGGGCGCCGCCGTCGGCGGCAGCCGGGCGGCCGTGGACCTGGGCTATGTCGACCACGACCACCAGGTCGGGCAGACCGGCACGACCGTTCGCCCGGCGCTGTACGTGGCGTGCGGCATCAGCGGCGCCGTGCAGCACCGCGCGGGCATGCAGGAAGCGGCCAAGATCCTGGCGATCAACACCGACCGCGAGGCGCCGATTTTTTCCATCGCCCACTACGGCATCGTCGGCGACATGAACATCGTGATCCCCAAGATGATCAAGGCCATCCGCGGCGGCGCCTCGATCGAGCAGGCGGCCAAGGCGTAA
- a CDS encoding electron transfer flavoprotein subunit beta/FixA family protein, with translation MKEDGTVNRAALPAIFNPEDLNALEEALKIRDAHGGTVTVVTMGLPTACDVLREALYRGADRAILITDRRAAASDTLATSYILSRLMAKLKPDIVLCGRQAIDGDTAQVGPQLAEKMGLPLISYLEETVQITDGKITVRRNVGNGWEVVRAKLPVLVTVMDTANEPRPRATKRIMKFKRAMAKSEVEKKAENLLPGDYEDYTEELKATEVEKYCAKLKDKRLLIEQMSLDQIEADLAWCGRDGSPTKVHRIQSVVLTGGEYHEFKPTDEDVVRLVHELIEEHTLG, from the coding sequence ATGAAGGAAGACGGAACCGTCAACCGCGCCGCCCTTCCGGCGATCTTCAACCCCGAAGATCTCAACGCCCTGGAAGAGGCGCTGAAGATCCGCGACGCCCACGGCGGAACCGTCACGGTCGTCACCATGGGCCTGCCCACCGCCTGCGACGTGCTGCGCGAAGCCCTCTATCGCGGCGCCGACCGCGCCATCCTTATTACAGACCGGCGCGCCGCCGCCTCCGACACTCTGGCCACCAGCTACATCCTTTCACGCCTGATGGCCAAGCTCAAACCCGACATCGTCCTGTGCGGCCGCCAGGCCATCGACGGCGACACCGCCCAGGTCGGTCCGCAGTTGGCCGAGAAAATGGGCCTGCCGCTGATCAGCTACCTCGAAGAGACCGTGCAGATCACCGACGGAAAGATCACCGTGCGGCGCAACGTCGGCAACGGATGGGAAGTCGTCCGTGCCAAGCTGCCGGTGCTGGTGACGGTGATGGACACCGCCAATGAGCCCCGCCCCCGCGCGACCAAGAGAATCATGAAGTTCAAACGCGCCATGGCCAAGTCCGAGGTCGAAAAGAAAGCTGAAAACCTTCTGCCCGGCGATTACGAAGATTACACCGAAGAACTTAAGGCCACCGAGGTCGAGAAATACTGCGCCAAGCTCAAGGACAAGCGCCTGCTGATCGAGCAGATGAGCCTCGACCAGATCGAAGCGGACCTGGCCTGGTGCGGCCGCGATGGCAGCCCGACCAAGGTGCATCGCATCCAGTCGGTCGTCCTCACCGGCGGCGAGTACCATGAGTTCAAGCCCACCGACGAAGACGTCGTTCGGCTGGTGCATGAGCTGATTGAGGAACACACGCTGGGATAG
- a CDS encoding SIS domain-containing protein, giving the protein MPSWDSDKVKTAGRELLTLIDRAMEQADWAGLLVLANMLPTVGRTFVTGAGRSGLVARSFGMRLMHAGLTAYVPGETITPAAAEGDLLVAISCTGQTGYTQYMADRARKLGSKVVVLSAEASSPLADTADKVVIIPAEADDIVTRACVFEHAAGLCLDAVFDILSDRLKLDIDRYRQRHANLE; this is encoded by the coding sequence ATGCCATCGTGGGATAGCGACAAGGTCAAGACCGCCGGTCGCGAGCTGCTGACGCTGATCGACCGGGCGATGGAGCAGGCCGACTGGGCGGGCCTGCTGGTGCTGGCCAACATGCTCCCGACGGTCGGGCGCACGTTCGTGACCGGCGCGGGGCGCAGCGGGCTGGTGGCCCGCAGCTTCGGCATGCGGCTGATGCACGCGGGCCTGACGGCGTACGTGCCCGGCGAGACGATCACCCCCGCCGCGGCAGAGGGCGACCTGCTGGTGGCGATCAGTTGCACCGGCCAGACGGGCTACACGCAGTACATGGCCGACCGCGCGCGAAAGCTTGGGTCCAAAGTCGTGGTGCTCTCGGCCGAGGCGAGCAGCCCGCTGGCCGACACCGCCGACAAGGTCGTCATCATCCCCGCCGAGGCCGACGACATCGTCACCCGCGCGTGCGTCTTCGAGCACGCCGCCGGGTTGTGCCTCGACGCCGTGTTCGACATCCTTTCCGATCGCCTCAAGCTGGACATCGACCGATACCGCCAGCGTCACGCGAACCTGGAGTGA
- the hxlA gene encoding 3-hexulose-6-phosphate synthase translates to MSKAKLQVALDFLELPRALAVAKAAADGGADYFEAGTPLIKSEGLDAVRKLRQLLPGKTIIADTKTMDAGRIEAEAAAKAGAQVMTVCAAASESTIRECVEAGKHYGIAVAVDLMGIPDPAAAAARMSEMGVDWVDVHCPIDQQMQGRDPMELLKAVRAATNLTVAVAGGINSETATAAVAAGADVIIVGGAITKADDPRAATAAIRKAMESGQAVASEHFKRASGSGLRELLAKVRTSNISDGAHRLACLPGLKQLVPGTFACGPAVTVRTLPGDWAKPVEAIDAAGPGDVIVIDACGLAPAVWGELATESARNKQIAGLVVHGAVRDTADIRRLGLPVWSTLTCSHAGDPHGLGEINAPIAIGGQAIFPGDWIVADDDGVMVLPRTRAVEMANRAADVLEAENRIRREIRDSGSTLAAVVNLKRWEKKGPGDAIVG, encoded by the coding sequence ATGAGCAAAGCCAAACTTCAAGTGGCGTTGGATTTTCTGGAACTGCCTCGGGCGCTGGCGGTGGCTAAGGCGGCCGCCGATGGCGGGGCGGATTACTTCGAGGCCGGCACGCCGCTGATCAAGTCCGAAGGGCTCGACGCGGTGCGTAAGCTTCGCCAGCTCCTGCCCGGCAAAACGATCATCGCCGACACCAAGACCATGGACGCCGGGCGCATCGAGGCCGAGGCGGCAGCCAAGGCCGGCGCGCAGGTCATGACCGTGTGCGCCGCGGCCAGCGAAAGCACCATCCGCGAGTGCGTCGAGGCGGGCAAGCACTACGGCATCGCCGTGGCGGTAGACCTGATGGGCATCCCTGATCCGGCGGCCGCCGCGGCTCGCATGAGCGAGATGGGCGTCGACTGGGTGGACGTACACTGCCCCATCGACCAGCAGATGCAGGGGCGCGATCCGATGGAGCTGCTCAAGGCCGTGCGAGCGGCCACGAATCTCACCGTGGCGGTGGCCGGCGGCATCAATTCCGAAACCGCCACGGCGGCGGTGGCGGCCGGCGCCGATGTCATCATCGTCGGCGGGGCCATCACCAAGGCCGACGACCCGCGGGCGGCCACGGCGGCCATCCGCAAAGCGATGGAATCAGGCCAAGCGGTGGCGAGTGAGCACTTCAAGCGGGCCTCGGGCTCGGGCCTGCGCGAGCTGCTGGCGAAGGTGCGCACCAGCAATATCTCCGACGGCGCCCATCGCCTGGCGTGCCTGCCGGGCCTGAAGCAACTCGTCCCGGGCACCTTCGCCTGCGGGCCTGCCGTCACCGTGCGGACCCTGCCGGGCGACTGGGCCAAGCCCGTCGAGGCCATCGACGCCGCCGGGCCGGGCGACGTGATCGTGATCGACGCCTGCGGGCTGGCCCCGGCGGTCTGGGGCGAACTGGCCACCGAGAGCGCCAGGAACAAACAGATCGCCGGACTGGTGGTGCATGGGGCCGTTCGCGACACGGCTGACATCCGCCGCCTGGGCCTGCCCGTCTGGTCGACGCTGACATGCAGCCACGCCGGCGATCCGCACGGTCTGGGCGAGATCAACGCCCCCATCGCCATCGGCGGACAGGCGATCTTTCCCGGCGACTGGATCGTCGCCGACGACGACGGCGTGATGGTGCTGCCGCGCACCCGAGCAGTCGAAATGGCCAACCGCGCCGCCGACGTGCTCGAGGCCGAGAACCGCATCCGCCGCGAGATCCGCGACAGCGGCAGCACGCTGGCGGCCGTGGTGAACCTCAAGCGGTGGGAAAAGAAAGGCCCCGGCGATGCCATCGTGGGATAG
- a CDS encoding DUF86 domain-containing protein, with amino-acid sequence MPPRDWKFRVRDIIDAVHAIEEYTRNMTFEAFCADRKTVDAVARNFTIIGEAARAMPKQIVANHPEIPWGLMNATRNVLVHVYFGVSETIVWRTIQHDLPLLLAPLQKLLDDEQQ; translated from the coding sequence GTGCCGCCTAGAGATTGGAAATTCCGCGTCAGAGATATCATAGATGCCGTGCATGCCATTGAAGAGTACACTCGCAATATGACTTTTGAAGCGTTTTGCGCTGACCGCAAGACGGTGGATGCAGTCGCCAGAAACTTTACGATCATTGGAGAGGCGGCTCGGGCCATGCCCAAGCAAATCGTGGCGAACCATCCCGAAATCCCCTGGGGCCTCATGAACGCAACAAGAAACGTACTGGTTCATGTCTATTTTGGCGTGTCCGAGACCATCGTATGGCGCACAATTCAGCATGATCTTCCACTCCTTCTGGCCCCTCTTCAAAAGCTCCTGGATGACGAGCAGCAATGA
- a CDS encoding nucleotidyltransferase family protein: MKKEQVIKILHDNRNRMDEFHVKSLSIFGSVARDEATDFSDVDILVEFSEPVGLFTFCGLKLFLEGILGTKVDLATCDALRKEMREQILKEAVRAA; this comes from the coding sequence ATGAAGAAAGAACAGGTTATCAAAATCCTGCACGACAACCGCAACCGCATGGACGAGTTCCACGTCAAGTCGCTGTCGATCTTCGGTTCGGTCGCGCGCGACGAGGCCACGGATTTCAGCGATGTAGATATTCTGGTGGAGTTCTCCGAGCCGGTGGGGTTGTTTACATTTTGTGGCCTGAAGCTCTTTCTGGAAGGCATACTGGGGACAAAGGTCGACTTGGCAACATGCGATGCGCTGCGAAAAGAGATGCGAGAACAAATTCTCAAGGAGGCCGTACGTGCCGCCTAG
- a CDS encoding trimethylamine methyltransferase family protein has product MDFINLSELNVERIWADAVRLMDRVGFSVPNPSTLKKLQGKLPLRGGRVCVPPQTAQHYADEVRTRFGSKPEELVVKPVDKLSLFNSYLNTHWVDPADGQIKLHSTADVIRHTKLVLALAEEGTIAPNTAGVPQDVPPEMRFIMAHYLRCLYLRQPGPFGLIHSEAMMRYFIEMDAVMGFRPAVGTEIISPLQFAGDSVDLALEYHDKGVQVSCVDPIPIMGVTAPSDWHMAWAQTLAENIGAYTIFRECGVEKMGPPSIRLFTPNWAASTVSFSGPQHVLALMTRRKVREFFNMPTPWGELLLVSSKAPDAQAAIEKTAGCILARVFGLWGVEGAGGLWMDEIFSPQQLIIDIEAKHFAEGVRADVSPREGDVVAVVEEGLRSGGFLQADMTLENFRDFVWNAAVSDQRPRGSWTGDHTTLLKKATAIAADKPSQYTYEMTDTRREGLDRIIAKARKEFGA; this is encoded by the coding sequence GTGGACTTCATCAATCTCAGCGAATTGAACGTCGAGCGGATCTGGGCCGATGCGGTCAGGCTGATGGACCGGGTGGGCTTTTCAGTTCCCAATCCTTCCACCCTCAAGAAGCTGCAGGGCAAGCTGCCGCTGCGCGGCGGCCGCGTGTGCGTTCCGCCGCAGACAGCCCAGCATTACGCCGACGAGGTGCGGACGCGATTTGGCTCCAAGCCCGAGGAGCTCGTTGTCAAACCCGTCGACAAGCTGAGCCTGTTCAACTCGTACCTCAACACGCACTGGGTCGATCCGGCCGACGGGCAGATCAAGCTGCACTCGACGGCAGACGTGATCCGCCACACCAAACTGGTTCTGGCGCTGGCCGAGGAGGGGACCATTGCACCCAATACCGCCGGCGTGCCGCAGGACGTGCCGCCGGAAATGCGGTTCATCATGGCCCACTACCTTCGGTGCCTTTACCTGCGCCAGCCGGGTCCCTTCGGGCTCATCCACAGCGAGGCCATGATGCGGTACTTCATCGAGATGGACGCGGTGATGGGGTTCCGCCCTGCTGTGGGCACCGAGATCATCTCGCCGCTGCAGTTCGCCGGCGATTCGGTCGACCTGGCGCTGGAGTACCACGACAAGGGCGTGCAGGTCTCGTGCGTCGATCCCATCCCGATCATGGGCGTCACCGCGCCTTCAGACTGGCACATGGCCTGGGCGCAGACTCTTGCCGAGAACATCGGAGCCTACACGATCTTCCGCGAGTGCGGCGTTGAGAAGATGGGCCCGCCCTCGATCCGCCTGTTCACGCCCAATTGGGCCGCCTCGACCGTCTCCTTCAGCGGCCCGCAGCACGTGCTGGCGCTGATGACGCGCCGCAAGGTGCGCGAGTTCTTCAACATGCCCACGCCCTGGGGCGAACTGCTGCTGGTGAGCTCCAAGGCCCCCGACGCCCAGGCCGCCATCGAGAAGACTGCCGGCTGCATCCTGGCTCGCGTCTTCGGTCTCTGGGGCGTCGAAGGCGCCGGCGGGCTATGGATGGACGAGATCTTCAGCCCCCAGCAGCTCATCATCGACATCGAGGCCAAGCACTTTGCCGAGGGCGTCCGTGCCGATGTGAGCCCGCGAGAGGGCGACGTGGTAGCCGTCGTCGAGGAAGGCCTCCGCAGCGGCGGGTTCCTCCAGGCCGACATGACGCTGGAAAACTTCCGTGACTTCGTCTGGAACGCGGCCGTCTCCGACCAGCGCCCCCGCGGAAGCTGGACCGGCGACCACACCACGCTGCTGAAGAAAGCCACCGCCATCGCCGCGGACAAGCCCTCCCAGTACACCTATGAAATGACCGACACTCGCCGCGAAGGGCTTGACCGGATCATCGCCAAGGCGAGAAAAGAGTTTGGAGCATGA